Proteins from one Chitinophaga oryzae genomic window:
- a CDS encoding helix-turn-helix transcriptional regulator encodes MDFRLLYPAQPLKKYIRYFWMLEQRSADTEGRSFRIMADGIPGMIFQQYPEASLDHYHQQLPSLFLYGTKTQYAHMQVKGTFLDVGISFHPGVLTSLFPVPVCDLTNQYIDLDDLIRTSLSEQLLHAVTFEQKVQILESFLLQRLKRNNAPDGKTEWAIHLLQQGQTLPQVQAALNLSERSLERYFKHHIGITPKMYARIYRFQSALDLIRQSNFGSLTAVAHLRQYFDQAHFIKAFQQFAGASPKHFLRKAKEQLPNFPEWLK; translated from the coding sequence ATGGATTTCAGGCTTCTATATCCCGCTCAGCCGCTGAAAAAATATATCCGTTATTTCTGGATGCTTGAACAAAGGTCTGCCGACACCGAAGGACGAAGCTTCAGGATTATGGCCGACGGCATCCCGGGAATGATCTTTCAGCAGTACCCGGAAGCGTCCCTCGACCACTACCATCAACAACTGCCCAGTCTGTTCCTTTACGGCACCAAAACACAGTACGCGCATATGCAGGTGAAAGGAACGTTCCTGGACGTTGGTATCAGCTTTCATCCGGGCGTCCTGACAAGTCTCTTCCCGGTGCCGGTATGCGATCTCACCAACCAATATATTGACCTGGATGACCTTATCCGTACCTCCCTCAGCGAACAACTCCTGCACGCTGTTACCTTTGAGCAAAAAGTGCAGATACTGGAAAGCTTCCTTCTGCAACGACTGAAGCGTAACAATGCCCCCGACGGAAAGACGGAATGGGCCATTCACCTGCTTCAGCAGGGTCAAACGCTGCCACAGGTGCAGGCAGCCCTTAACCTCTCAGAACGCTCACTGGAGCGGTATTTCAAGCACCATATCGGCATAACGCCCAAGATGTACGCCCGTATTTATCGCTTCCAGTCGGCGCTGGACCTGATAAGACAATCCAATTTCGGCTCACTGACGGCCGTCGCCCACCTCCGGCAGTACTTCGACCAGGCCCATTTCATCAAAGCGTTTCAGCAGTTTGCCGGCGCTTCCCCGAAACACTTTCTGCGCAAGGCAAAAGAACAACTCCCTAACTTTCCCGAATGGCTAAAATAA
- a CDS encoding class I SAM-dependent methyltransferase yields the protein MQQPNSTAVRTALWRALHVQLDAPPHILEDTTGLQLIAPEEGWQQRPDMDPVFSRRVRAAMAARARFIEELIIKETENGITQYVILGAGLDAFAQRNPAVASRLHIYEIDEPGTLEWKRRRLIDTGYGVASGLHFVGVDFEKGQSWWDRLLQAGFNPQQPAVIACTGVTLYLSREAISQLLRYIAGMAPGSKAAITFLLPQELLEEEDLALQQASVKGAKASGNPFVSFFTPEQVIALAAESGLKNVAIVSPAELKARYFSGREDGLAPASGEMFLVATIGE from the coding sequence ATGCAGCAACCCAATTCCACTGCGGTACGCACCGCCCTCTGGAGAGCACTCCATGTTCAGCTGGATGCGCCGCCGCATATCCTCGAAGATACCACCGGTCTTCAGCTCATCGCCCCGGAAGAAGGGTGGCAACAACGACCTGATATGGACCCGGTCTTCTCCCGGAGGGTACGGGCAGCGATGGCTGCCAGGGCACGGTTTATCGAAGAGCTGATTATTAAAGAGACAGAAAACGGCATCACCCAGTATGTGATCCTCGGCGCCGGTCTCGATGCCTTCGCGCAACGTAACCCGGCAGTAGCCTCCCGCCTGCATATCTACGAAATAGACGAACCCGGCACGCTGGAATGGAAACGCCGGCGGCTCATCGACACCGGCTACGGCGTTGCTTCGGGGCTGCACTTCGTAGGCGTCGACTTCGAAAAAGGGCAGTCGTGGTGGGACCGCCTGCTGCAAGCCGGCTTTAACCCACAGCAACCCGCCGTCATCGCCTGTACCGGCGTAACGCTCTACCTCAGCAGAGAAGCGATCAGTCAGCTGTTGCGCTATATTGCCGGCATGGCCCCCGGCAGCAAAGCGGCTATCACCTTCTTGTTGCCTCAGGAACTGCTGGAAGAAGAAGATCTCGCACTGCAGCAAGCGTCCGTCAAAGGCGCGAAAGCCTCCGGGAATCCGTTCGTGAGTTTCTTTACACCGGAGCAGGTGATAGCATTAGCCGCTGAAAGCGGGCTTAAAAATGTGGCGATTGTGTCGCCAGCGGAACTGAAAGCGCGTTACTTTTCAGGGCGGGAAGATGGACTGGCGCCGGCGAGCGGGGAGATGTTTTTGGTAGCCACGATAGGGGAGTAG
- the sigJ gene encoding RNA polymerase sigma factor SigJ translates to MTQDPFILHRSLLFTVAYEMLGSATDAEDVVQEAWLRWSDADQPAVLDPRAYLVRTVTRLALNHMRTLSRRREEYVGEWLPEPLLTSAETGRDLELRQSVSMAMLIVLETLAPTERAVFILHEVFGMPHGEISQVIGKSVAAVRQIARRARQHVTARQSRQPVSPSEQQTVVERFLIALQTGQLQQLMEVLAPDVVLTADGGGLVPAAKAPVHGAAVVANLLVRPNRQVTATPVWLNGEPAGRVNIDGVTAAVSFEVKDGRIVRIYAIANPRKLTRINEPVDLSR, encoded by the coding sequence ATGACACAAGACCCATTTATTTTACATCGAAGCCTGTTATTCACGGTAGCTTACGAGATGTTAGGCTCCGCTACCGACGCGGAAGACGTGGTACAGGAGGCCTGGCTACGATGGTCAGATGCAGATCAGCCGGCGGTACTGGACCCACGGGCCTATCTTGTCCGGACCGTTACACGGCTGGCGCTCAACCATATGCGGACATTGTCGCGCCGCCGGGAGGAATACGTCGGCGAGTGGCTGCCGGAGCCGCTGCTGACAAGCGCCGAGACAGGCCGGGACCTCGAGCTCCGGCAAAGTGTCTCGATGGCTATGCTGATCGTGCTGGAAACGCTGGCGCCAACGGAGCGGGCGGTATTTATCCTCCACGAAGTGTTCGGTATGCCACATGGGGAGATCTCCCAGGTGATCGGGAAATCTGTTGCCGCAGTCAGGCAGATTGCGCGCAGGGCGCGGCAGCATGTGACGGCCCGGCAATCGCGGCAACCCGTGAGTCCTTCTGAGCAGCAGACGGTGGTGGAGCGTTTCCTTATCGCCCTGCAAACGGGGCAGCTGCAGCAGCTGATGGAGGTATTGGCGCCCGACGTGGTCCTGACGGCTGATGGTGGCGGGCTGGTGCCGGCTGCCAAGGCGCCGGTGCATGGGGCTGCGGTAGTAGCCAATTTACTGGTGCGCCCGAACCGGCAGGTAACGGCCACGCCTGTATGGCTCAATGGCGAACCGGCAGGACGTGTTAACATCGATGGCGTCACCGCGGCAGTGAGCTTCGAAGTAAAAGATGGGCGGATCGTCCGGATCTATGCCATTGCGAACCCCAGGAAACTGACACGGATAAACGAGCCGGTTGATCTCTCCCGGTGA
- a CDS encoding VOC family protein, with translation MKNAVNWFEIYTANFSRAKKFYSDVFQVELTVTPIQSDRHAHMDYALFPGNEDGNGSMGALVKLDKINPGPGGTLVYFDTHEISNELSRVTAAGGKILQPKVNIGEAGFIALVEDTEGNIIGLRSKA, from the coding sequence ATGAAAAACGCAGTGAATTGGTTCGAAATCTACACCGCTAACTTTAGCAGGGCTAAAAAGTTCTACAGCGATGTTTTCCAGGTAGAATTAACAGTAACGCCTATACAGAGTGACCGGCATGCCCATATGGACTATGCCCTCTTCCCGGGCAATGAAGACGGGAACGGCAGCATGGGCGCGCTGGTGAAGCTGGATAAAATCAATCCTGGTCCGGGCGGCACGCTGGTCTACTTCGATACGCACGAGATCAGCAACGAGTTGAGCCGGGTAACCGCCGCCGGCGGAAAAATCCTGCAACCGAAAGTCAACATCGGCGAAGCTGGTTTCATTGCCCTGGTAGAAGATACAGAAGGAAATATTATTGGTTTACGTTCAAAAGCATAA
- a CDS encoding carboxymuconolactone decarboxylase family protein yields MALRISKAELPATLRENMIAQMGAVPEPVEVAWHSPQVAEASLVFGQKIGEWKAVDEQLKTFAHMAVAAQVGCSWCLDINYFMALNKQLDPVKASQIPCWRESDVFSPLEREVLEYAEAMTNTPATVTDELAASLLEQLGAQGLVELSALIGFANFAARVNTAHGIKSQGYAAHCEIPLAKRAGAAGVLSKS; encoded by the coding sequence ATGGCATTACGTATTTCAAAAGCTGAGCTCCCTGCCACACTCCGGGAAAATATGATCGCACAGATGGGCGCCGTGCCCGAACCCGTAGAGGTAGCCTGGCACAGTCCCCAGGTGGCCGAAGCCAGCCTGGTATTCGGGCAAAAAATCGGTGAGTGGAAAGCGGTGGATGAACAGCTGAAGACATTCGCACACATGGCCGTTGCAGCGCAGGTAGGCTGCAGCTGGTGCCTTGATATCAACTACTTCATGGCCCTGAACAAACAGCTGGACCCGGTGAAGGCCAGCCAGATACCCTGTTGGCGGGAATCGGACGTATTCAGTCCGCTGGAGCGGGAAGTGCTGGAATATGCCGAGGCTATGACCAACACACCGGCGACCGTCACTGATGAGCTGGCGGCCAGTTTGCTGGAGCAACTGGGTGCGCAAGGGCTGGTGGAACTATCCGCTCTTATCGGATTTGCTAATTTTGCCGCCAGGGTGAACACAGCGCACGGCATCAAATCGCAGGGCTATGCCGCCCACTGTGAGATTCCGCTGGCTAAACGTGCCGGGGCCGCCGGTGTATTATCAAAATCATGA
- the recB gene encoding exodeoxyribonuclease V subunit beta → MTENRYQHFVATEVPLEGSNLIEASAGTGKTYSIAVLVLRLILEKQLSVKDILMVTFTKAAVAELEDRIRLFIRKAYTVSFGNPVDDDTIVNLVLQAVDQWGAIEVNHRLRDAVLLLDETSVLTIHSFCQQTLNEFAFETDQLFGAEMVPDTTPIIENELNKFWRTHITTLHPVILQMLWRESMRSDIQKVLQEHLSGKKYLGYQPWERYNVTAAQQQSWLEELDNIRQQQTAAEAALHEYILQNREDLVNACNTKANARKDILPLIDKPDEFAAIIQKRRGSGYIKELFPEILELIDAQEGFGEMIGEHIDTIRRQLNCLAIQEVAEGVKAYKQHSNMLNYDDLISHLNLALVQKDNPGLVASLRNKYKAVFVDEFQDTDRQQYEIFNSAFGEDTILFYIGDPKQSIYAWRKADIFTYFDARNSVKHLYDMNHNYRSSENLIAAMNTFFKPTPDFDTFEFAGEKDSIQYIDVMAPEESSKGFLYYNEAKEVPITIFNCKNKDIIAGAVAAQVAQLLLDPAYKIIKDKTLEITPADIGILVRTGKEGRDIKQKLAQLGIPAVTIDDTKVLNTAEALDVLYLLEAMETPERSTINRALLSPFTGFSVQDILNLDDEIALTRFGHYHTLWQDNGAYTALMTFIADFGVRGVLLGDHSKNGERAITNLYQLAELVHQVQNRKNLSMRDLISWLKRGIDGMPVEGDEYTQRVESDEEAVNIVTIHKSKGLDYRIVLAPYLDFRNADSDFLSFRDPDTGDYINAEAKRVSPEQKAAQQRQQEQEDRRLIYVAITRAVYKCYLFNNTSNNKSSFTRFIDAFRHYPPDPALIEVKDTLPQEPEQRYRKSKLAPNRNAGNAPVSFFLREENWRKMSYTMLAAKPEQKPRIRSAQQENEYDNFIFNTLRKGAKTGNLLHFIFENVNFSDDSQWDYWITEAIARFVPGQEEIYQPMLLELLQHVMHTQIKVGKTSLQLASVSKHKRLAELEFDFPVPLFRANMLNTLSDNELTVTVKRFSEDRNQELEGIMNGKIDLFFEHHHRYYILDWKSNYLGGSVEDYAPAALAAAMNDNNYHLQYLIYTVAVKKYLESRLPDFDYHKHFGGVIYCFVRGIRNNGNYGIFTARPDLDTITFIEDMLTAKSHRY, encoded by the coding sequence ATGACGGAGAACAGATATCAACATTTCGTAGCGACTGAAGTACCACTGGAAGGGAGTAACCTGATAGAAGCCAGTGCCGGCACGGGGAAGACATATTCCATCGCGGTGCTGGTGCTGCGTCTTATCCTGGAAAAACAACTGTCGGTGAAAGACATCCTGATGGTGACGTTTACCAAAGCCGCAGTAGCGGAGCTGGAAGACCGTATCCGGCTCTTTATCCGCAAAGCCTACACCGTAAGCTTCGGTAACCCCGTAGACGACGACACGATCGTGAACCTGGTACTGCAGGCCGTAGACCAATGGGGCGCCATTGAAGTCAATCACCGGCTGCGCGACGCCGTACTGCTGCTCGACGAAACATCTGTACTCACCATCCATAGCTTCTGCCAGCAGACGCTGAACGAGTTCGCCTTTGAAACAGACCAGCTCTTCGGCGCAGAGATGGTACCCGATACTACGCCCATCATCGAAAACGAACTGAATAAATTCTGGCGTACGCACATCACGACGCTGCATCCTGTAATACTGCAGATGCTGTGGCGGGAGAGTATGCGCAGCGATATCCAGAAAGTGCTACAGGAACATCTCAGCGGCAAAAAATACCTGGGATACCAGCCATGGGAACGCTACAACGTGACCGCTGCACAACAGCAAAGCTGGCTGGAGGAGCTGGACAACATCCGTCAGCAGCAAACAGCAGCGGAGGCAGCCCTGCATGAATACATCCTTCAAAACAGGGAAGACCTCGTCAATGCCTGTAACACCAAAGCCAACGCCAGGAAGGATATCCTGCCCCTGATCGATAAGCCGGACGAATTCGCCGCCATCATCCAAAAAAGGAGAGGATCGGGTTATATCAAAGAGCTTTTCCCGGAGATACTGGAGCTGATAGACGCCCAGGAAGGTTTTGGGGAGATGATCGGCGAGCATATCGATACTATCCGCCGGCAGCTGAACTGCCTGGCGATACAGGAAGTCGCCGAAGGCGTAAAAGCCTACAAACAGCACAGCAACATGCTGAACTACGACGACCTGATCAGTCATCTGAACCTCGCTTTGGTGCAAAAAGACAACCCTGGCCTGGTGGCATCGCTGCGCAACAAATACAAAGCGGTATTTGTAGATGAATTCCAGGACACGGACCGGCAACAGTACGAGATCTTCAACAGCGCTTTCGGCGAAGACACTATCCTGTTCTATATCGGCGACCCCAAGCAAAGCATTTATGCATGGCGGAAAGCGGATATCTTCACCTACTTCGATGCCCGCAACAGCGTGAAACATCTCTACGACATGAACCACAACTACCGTTCGTCGGAGAACCTGATCGCCGCTATGAATACTTTCTTCAAGCCCACGCCCGATTTCGACACGTTTGAATTTGCAGGCGAAAAAGACAGTATACAGTACATCGATGTAATGGCGCCGGAAGAAAGCAGCAAAGGGTTCCTCTACTACAACGAAGCGAAGGAAGTGCCCATTACCATCTTCAACTGCAAAAACAAAGATATCATCGCCGGCGCAGTGGCAGCCCAGGTTGCGCAACTGCTGCTCGATCCCGCTTATAAAATCATTAAAGACAAAACGCTGGAGATCACCCCGGCAGATATCGGTATACTGGTGCGCACCGGCAAGGAGGGCAGAGACATCAAGCAGAAACTGGCCCAACTGGGTATTCCCGCGGTCACCATCGACGATACGAAAGTCCTGAATACCGCCGAAGCACTCGATGTGCTATACCTGCTGGAAGCCATGGAGACGCCGGAACGCTCCACCATCAACCGGGCACTGTTATCGCCCTTTACCGGCTTCAGCGTACAGGACATTCTCAACCTCGATGATGAAATAGCGCTCACCCGTTTCGGCCACTACCATACACTGTGGCAGGACAACGGCGCCTATACCGCCCTGATGACCTTCATCGCCGACTTCGGCGTGCGCGGCGTACTGCTGGGCGATCATTCCAAAAACGGCGAACGCGCCATCACCAACCTGTATCAGCTGGCCGAACTGGTGCACCAGGTGCAGAACCGCAAGAACCTGTCTATGCGCGACCTGATCTCGTGGCTGAAACGTGGCATCGACGGGATGCCGGTGGAAGGGGACGAGTACACCCAGCGGGTGGAAAGCGATGAAGAGGCGGTAAATATCGTTACCATTCACAAAAGTAAAGGTCTCGACTATCGTATCGTACTGGCGCCTTACCTGGACTTCCGGAATGCCGACAGTGATTTTCTCAGCTTCCGTGATCCGGACACCGGGGACTATATCAACGCGGAAGCTAAAAGGGTTTCACCGGAACAGAAAGCCGCACAACAGCGGCAGCAGGAGCAGGAGGACCGGCGGCTTATTTATGTGGCCATCACCCGCGCGGTCTATAAATGTTACCTGTTCAACAATACGAGTAATAACAAATCGTCTTTCACCCGGTTCATAGACGCCTTCCGGCATTACCCGCCGGACCCGGCGCTCATAGAGGTCAAAGATACCCTGCCACAGGAACCGGAACAACGCTACCGCAAAAGCAAGCTGGCGCCCAACAGGAATGCCGGCAATGCGCCGGTGTCGTTCTTCCTCAGGGAGGAAAACTGGCGTAAAATGAGTTACACCATGCTGGCGGCCAAACCGGAGCAGAAGCCGCGTATCCGCAGCGCTCAGCAGGAAAACGAATACGATAACTTCATATTCAATACCCTGCGCAAAGGCGCCAAGACGGGTAACCTGCTGCACTTTATCTTCGAAAATGTCAATTTCTCCGATGACAGCCAGTGGGATTACTGGATCACAGAAGCTATCGCCCGCTTTGTACCCGGACAGGAAGAAATTTACCAGCCGATGCTGCTGGAACTGCTGCAGCATGTGATGCACACCCAGATCAAAGTCGGTAAAACCAGCCTGCAGCTGGCATCTGTCAGCAAACACAAACGCCTTGCCGAGCTGGAATTCGACTTCCCGGTGCCGCTGTTCCGTGCCAATATGCTGAATACCCTTTCCGACAATGAATTAACGGTAACGGTGAAACGTTTTTCCGAAGACCGGAACCAGGAACTGGAAGGCATCATGAATGGCAAGATAGACCTGTTCTTTGAGCATCATCACCGGTATTATATCCTCGACTGGAAGTCCAACTACCTGGGCGGCAGCGTAGAGGATTATGCGCCGGCAGCACTGGCAGCCGCCATGAACGACAACAACTACCACCTGCAGTACCTCATCTATACGGTGGCCGTAAAAAAATATCTCGAAAGCAGGTTACCGGATTTCGACTACCATAAACATTTTGGCGGCGTGATCTACTGCTTTGTGCGTGGTATCAGGAACAATGGCAACTACGGTATTTTTACCGCCCGTCCCGACCTGGACACCATTACCTTCATAGAGGATATGCTGACGGCCAAAAGTCACCGGTATTAA
- a CDS encoding class I lanthipeptide, giving the protein MKKKKPVLNPKLFLNKLTITELTAEEQIKLAGGVTALPRCGTTATQRPTDCTAIPGHTCC; this is encoded by the coding sequence ATGAAAAAGAAAAAACCCGTACTGAACCCAAAGCTGTTCCTCAACAAGCTCACCATTACTGAATTAACAGCAGAAGAACAAATCAAACTGGCTGGTGGTGTTACTGCATTGCCCCGTTGCGGCACAACAGCTACCCAACGCCCTACAGATTGTACTGCTATTCCCGGCCATACGTGCTGCTAA
- the pth2 gene encoding aminoacyl-tRNA hydrolase — MSSRIVKQVIVMRKDLNMRKGKMIAQGAHASIAFLTREATIEGNTLQTNIRNPEEVREWFTKGFTKICLSVDSEEELVRVYQQAVEDGLNATLITDSGLTEFGGVPTKTCCAIGPNLNTEIDRITRDLKLL; from the coding sequence ATGTCATCGAGAATTGTCAAACAAGTCATTGTTATGCGCAAAGACCTGAATATGCGGAAAGGAAAGATGATTGCGCAGGGAGCCCACGCCTCTATTGCTTTTTTGACCCGCGAAGCGACCATTGAAGGAAATACTTTGCAGACAAATATCCGTAACCCGGAAGAGGTACGTGAGTGGTTCACCAAAGGGTTTACCAAGATATGCCTGTCAGTGGACTCGGAGGAAGAGCTGGTGCGTGTTTATCAGCAGGCGGTGGAAGATGGCCTGAATGCCACGCTGATCACCGATTCGGGGTTGACGGAATTCGGTGGAGTGCCCACCAAAACCTGTTGCGCCATCGGCCCTAACCTGAATACGGAAATAGACAGGATCACCAGAGATCTGAAGCTGCTTTAA
- a CDS encoding glycosyltransferase family A protein: MNRTMHLKETLLRNIQDNAGYHSLEFVILNYGSADDLHEWVQQTLGAYVESGLLVYYHHPGPTYFHMSHAKNMAFRLASGDILCSVDADNYTGAGFAAYVNQVFNEEPLAFLSPAGIGPGKKWWDVQGRICLKKEDFRRLHGYDERVMDYGYEDQDFKSRLQGLGRKKMVIRDPAYLQAIRHDDTMRIASGFTTAKIRDLLVGHYCEQTSEVICLQNDYTFERFFIDRDLLHYESTQEDILPKRRYAGTYQVRDNDIRLYKENGSTYLQLTLQDKDTLLAADNRLFHRVTSPVLLNNFLLQRAIYLGRKVFFRNRKKPSCVNSDGYGQGKVYRNFSTDALLLA, translated from the coding sequence ATGAACCGCACCATGCATCTGAAGGAAACCCTGCTGCGGAACATACAGGATAATGCAGGCTACCATTCACTGGAATTTGTAATACTCAATTACGGGTCTGCCGATGACCTGCACGAATGGGTGCAACAAACGTTAGGCGCCTATGTCGAATCAGGGCTGCTGGTATATTATCACCATCCCGGGCCGACCTATTTTCATATGAGCCATGCAAAAAACATGGCCTTTCGGCTGGCTTCCGGAGATATCCTCTGCAGCGTGGATGCCGACAACTACACCGGTGCCGGCTTCGCAGCCTATGTGAACCAGGTTTTCAACGAAGAGCCGTTAGCCTTCCTCTCCCCCGCCGGTATCGGCCCCGGGAAAAAATGGTGGGACGTGCAGGGACGTATCTGCCTGAAAAAAGAAGATTTCCGCAGGCTGCATGGGTATGATGAGCGGGTCATGGATTATGGCTACGAAGACCAGGACTTTAAAAGCCGGCTGCAGGGACTGGGACGGAAGAAAATGGTTATCCGCGATCCTGCCTATCTGCAGGCGATCCGGCATGACGATACCATGCGCATCGCCTCCGGCTTCACCACGGCTAAGATCAGGGACTTGCTGGTAGGGCACTACTGTGAACAAACTTCGGAAGTGATCTGCCTGCAAAACGATTATACCTTCGAAAGATTTTTTATCGACAGGGACCTCCTTCATTATGAAAGCACCCAGGAAGACATCCTTCCGAAAAGGAGATACGCCGGTACGTACCAGGTCCGGGATAACGATATCCGGTTGTATAAGGAGAACGGGAGCACCTACCTGCAACTCACCCTGCAGGACAAGGATACCTTGCTGGCGGCGGATAACCGCCTTTTTCATCGCGTAACCTCCCCTGTCCTGTTGAATAACTTCCTGCTTCAGCGGGCTATTTATCTCGGCAGGAAGGTCTTCTTCCGTAACAGGAAAAAGCCTTCCTGTGTGAACTCCGATGGTTATGGTCAGGGGAAAGTATACCGTAACTTTTCCACAGACGCCTTGCTGCTGGCGTAA
- a CDS encoding DUF6000 family protein, whose product MKINQLWTKLFRRNDEADEIALHIAGATVRHRNPFEHLEVPRNEEELSQEFVDQWVVPFYFFDTRTKESVLRFAQAAREINIDIVKKLLGDFDWRPRITGAYFAAINQYRELEDIIGRHLLKSEVCYAGQGYCLALAAFGTHTSQKYLTDYLKHYLEQKDLWFDQASALAALYHLSPEEADKLTGQWNTFIADKENWNLERSRAGFNESMTKIEQIKKAKVNQ is encoded by the coding sequence ATGAAGATAAATCAACTCTGGACGAAACTTTTTCGCCGTAACGACGAAGCTGATGAAATAGCCCTGCATATTGCAGGAGCTACGGTACGTCACAGAAACCCATTTGAACACCTGGAAGTGCCGAGAAACGAAGAAGAGTTGTCTCAGGAGTTTGTCGACCAATGGGTAGTTCCGTTTTATTTTTTCGATACCAGGACCAAAGAATCTGTTCTTCGCTTCGCGCAAGCCGCCCGGGAAATAAACATTGATATCGTTAAAAAACTATTAGGTGATTTTGACTGGAGACCGAGGATAACAGGAGCCTATTTTGCGGCCATCAATCAGTACCGGGAACTGGAGGATATTATTGGCAGACATCTGCTGAAAAGCGAAGTCTGTTATGCCGGGCAGGGGTATTGTCTGGCTTTAGCCGCGTTTGGCACCCACACCTCCCAAAAATATCTGACGGACTACCTGAAGCACTATCTTGAACAAAAAGATTTGTGGTTCGATCAAGCTTCAGCACTGGCTGCACTATACCATCTCTCACCCGAAGAAGCGGATAAGTTAACCGGCCAATGGAACACCTTTATAGCCGATAAAGAAAATTGGAATCTTGAAAGGTCCAGGGCAGGGTTTAATGAAAGTATGACTAAAATCGAACAAATAAAAAAGGCAAAAGTGAATCAATGA